The following coding sequences lie in one Moritella viscosa genomic window:
- a CDS encoding membrane protein, which produces MNKSIMLLSLSCLFASTAVLAGGTMGGNPGDISKMKSVLEANWNGKSDIQHTASYGVIVQWKADVCGTLNGHITDTTKCTKTINVVNSTNQ; this is translated from the coding sequence ATGAACAAATCAATCATGCTGCTGAGTCTATCTTGCCTATTTGCATCAACAGCGGTATTAGCTGGCGGTACTATGGGTGGTAATCCGGGAGACATTTCTAAGATGAAATCAGTTTTAGAAGCAAACTGGAATGGTAAATCAGACATTCAACATACGGCCTCGTATGGTGTGATTGTTCAATGGAAAGCTGATGTTTGCGGCACGTTAAATGGCCATATCACCGATACAACTAAATGTACTAAAACGATAAACGTAGTTAATTCAACTAATCAATAA
- a CDS encoding putative DNA-binding protein encodes MKSKNEKLAKRLGTILARLNTGERLYLKDLEVEFNVHERTIWRDFERLSYLPLIREEGCYFLDMSSVRQQSSNNMNKFIHNMGLESLIPIKLNMNNWQTNDVPIFLFKNVRIEDVSEFTGLFDVLASAISSQRQISFTYKDKLLEQVQPYRLVNDRGIWYLAAVYHNHLHSFRIAYISQLQLSDDKYKPQSNIQNEIIRQGMQWLDIDKSDVLIQVDAHVAPRFLDGGLLPNIQVLKEMDDGSLLISSQVTRLHDVIPILKAWMPHVEVLSPVGLKHELIRDLYASLERTKMM; translated from the coding sequence ATGAAAAGTAAGAATGAGAAATTAGCCAAGCGCCTAGGTACTATCCTTGCCCGATTAAATACTGGTGAACGACTGTATCTAAAAGACTTGGAAGTTGAATTTAACGTACATGAAAGAACGATATGGCGTGACTTTGAAAGGTTGTCCTATTTACCTTTGATTCGTGAAGAAGGTTGTTACTTTCTTGATATGAGCAGTGTTAGGCAGCAATCATCTAATAACATGAATAAGTTCATTCACAATATGGGACTCGAATCACTCATCCCGATTAAGCTCAACATGAACAACTGGCAGACCAATGATGTACCAATATTTCTATTCAAGAATGTGCGTATTGAAGATGTATCAGAGTTTACTGGTTTGTTTGATGTATTGGCTAGTGCTATTAGCTCACAGCGGCAGATTTCATTTACATATAAAGATAAATTACTCGAACAAGTTCAACCCTACCGCTTAGTGAATGACAGAGGTATCTGGTATCTAGCCGCTGTCTATCACAACCACCTACACTCATTCAGAATTGCTTATATTTCACAGTTACAACTCAGTGACGATAAATATAAACCTCAATCTAATATACAAAATGAAATCATTAGGCAGGGAATGCAGTGGTTAGATATCGATAAGTCAGATGTACTCATACAAGTTGATGCCCATGTTGCACCGCGCTTTCTTGATGGTGGTTTACTCCCTAATATTCAGGTGTTAAAAGAAATGGATGATGGTTCATTGCTGATTAGCAGTCAGGTAACACGATTACACGATGTGATTCCTATTTTGAAGGCTTGGATGCCCCATGTTGAAGTGTTATCACCAGTGGGTCTAAAGCATGAACTTATCCGCGATTTGTACGCGTCATTAGAGCGCACTAAGATGATGTAA
- a CDS encoding putative phage integrase codes for MTIITTKKFKFTNANLKSLPSNSANSSSTELEISDTEIIGLKCLSGKTGNKRFLLRYKFNGRKCSITIGRFPDIDINQARKVARKYKGMIADGVDPKAERDNQVDYPTVKSFFYDTYLPLAKRRKKTWGIDEKRFRKHCNAIANIKYNELTVSHVMKLHLTLSETKYKDKLYAPASCNRVLALLKTMGKLAHNMFDIINVANRVSLLPENNVRTRYCDIDETKRIIKAARAYPKKSFGNFIALLHLIGCRESELRFRLHSDINYEKRTLNIPVTKNGTAHVIYLSDLMIEILQSTPKVAGNNYIFPAPHKKGKPIARPRDSFDSIKRIANIDNPKEVLLHTARHSVASNLISNGIDISAVQKLLNHRDISSTLIYAKLSQNKQRETASIISNMVECE; via the coding sequence ATGACTATTATCACCACCAAGAAATTCAAATTCACCAATGCCAATCTAAAATCCCTACCATCCAATTCAGCAAATTCATCATCAACAGAACTTGAAATATCCGATACAGAAATCATCGGTTTAAAATGTCTATCCGGTAAAACAGGTAATAAACGCTTCTTACTACGCTATAAATTCAACGGGCGTAAATGCAGTATCACTATAGGGCGCTTTCCTGATATTGATATTAACCAAGCCAGAAAAGTAGCTAGAAAGTATAAAGGTATGATCGCTGATGGTGTTGACCCTAAAGCCGAGCGTGACAACCAAGTTGATTATCCAACGGTTAAGTCATTCTTCTACGATACCTACTTACCACTGGCAAAGCGTAGAAAGAAAACATGGGGTATTGATGAAAAACGATTCCGTAAGCATTGTAATGCAATTGCCAACATTAAATATAACGAGCTAACAGTTAGTCATGTAATGAAATTACATTTAACCCTGAGTGAAACTAAATATAAAGATAAACTATACGCACCTGCTAGTTGTAACCGCGTACTAGCTTTGCTCAAGACAATGGGTAAGTTGGCGCATAACATGTTTGATATAATCAATGTGGCTAATAGGGTGTCACTACTGCCAGAGAATAACGTTCGGACTCGATACTGTGATATTGATGAAACTAAACGCATAATCAAAGCAGCTAGAGCCTACCCGAAGAAAAGTTTTGGTAATTTCATAGCCCTGCTGCATCTGATTGGCTGTAGGGAAAGTGAATTACGCTTCAGGCTGCATAGCGATATTAATTATGAGAAGCGTACACTCAATATTCCAGTGACAAAAAATGGTACTGCTCATGTCATTTATCTATCAGACCTTATGATCGAGATCCTGCAATCAACCCCAAAAGTAGCGGGCAATAATTACATCTTTCCTGCACCACATAAAAAAGGAAAACCAATAGCACGTCCTCGTGACTCCTTCGATAGTATTAAACGAATCGCCAATATAGACAACCCTAAAGAGGTATTGCTGCATACGGCACGTCATTCGGTAGCTAGTAACTTGATTTCTAACGGAATTGACATCAGTGCGGTGCAAAAATTATTAAATCACAGAGATATATCTAGTACCTTAATTTATGCAAAATTGAGTCAAAATAAGCAACGTGAGACAGCGTCAATAATATCGAACATGGTTGAGTGTGAGTAA
- a CDS encoding putative uncharacterized protein (No significant database matches) codes for MIYCLFTMNCEFHSVIKDAVLSKHISLKLNKCRVVLFDLEFYVPEKSRVKTGLCYNPWDKSCKLLGGSFFVANPIKDFNLNDDGVMKKIESFWLWDFKDERELIVKIYELLKEALSTVHNAHQKKVSPLLCGIGISSSDVPVLIELFKRYHLLSNAEAFRFQSNFRVIDLSQLAIACFNNSNDYLYPKVKNDLLTKYIPGLKFESGKGVWDLYESKKYTEIMNRVTSEIISTHTVYKCILSDYRNFKTLEKQDKKRVKLESKVV; via the coding sequence ATGATTTATTGTTTATTTACAATGAATTGTGAATTTCACTCGGTTATAAAGGATGCGGTTTTGTCAAAGCATATATCTTTAAAATTAAATAAATGTAGAGTTGTTTTATTTGACTTGGAATTTTATGTTCCAGAGAAAAGTCGAGTTAAAACAGGCTTGTGCTATAACCCATGGGATAAAAGTTGTAAGTTATTAGGCGGTTCATTTTTTGTCGCTAATCCGATTAAAGATTTTAATTTAAATGATGACGGTGTGATGAAAAAAATAGAATCATTCTGGTTATGGGATTTCAAAGATGAAAGAGAGCTAATAGTAAAAATATATGAATTATTGAAAGAAGCTTTATCTACAGTTCATAATGCACATCAAAAGAAGGTGTCTCCTCTACTTTGTGGTATCGGCATATCATCATCTGATGTTCCTGTGTTAATCGAATTATTTAAACGTTACCACTTACTTAGCAATGCAGAAGCATTTCGCTTTCAAAGCAATTTTAGGGTTATTGATTTATCTCAACTTGCTATTGCATGTTTCAATAATTCTAATGATTATCTATATCCTAAGGTTAAAAATGACTTACTGACAAAGTATATTCCGGGTCTGAAGTTTGAATCAGGAAAAGGTGTTTGGGATTTATATGAGTCAAAAAAATATACTGAAATTATGAACAGAGTAACGAGTGAAATTATATCTACCCATACTGTTTATAAGTGTATTTTATCTGACTATAGGAATTTCAAGACTTTGGAAAAGCAGGATAAAAAAAGAGTTAAGTTGGAAAGTAAAGTCGTTTAA
- a CDS encoding membrane protein, RDD family translates to MAGFIMAKKNKLRKPKHAPKIETGETASIATFGPRIGALVYDALIVIGIAAIASAIGLGIAEALIASGIVDIAGRYVDSAAYAGSQIWFAILVWGSVAGFYLWFWTHGGQTVGMRAWRLRVQNTDGSAISLTQAIIRLATAACGLGNLQVPFDVKNRAFQDHWSNCNVLRLSKDQNGSLLRYADKLKQK, encoded by the coding sequence ATGGCTGGATTCATAATGGCGAAAAAAAACAAACTCAGAAAACCAAAACACGCACCTAAAATTGAAACAGGTGAAACGGCATCCATTGCCACTTTTGGCCCGCGTATTGGTGCGCTTGTGTATGACGCACTTATTGTTATTGGTATAGCTGCGATTGCCAGTGCAATAGGGCTTGGTATTGCAGAAGCATTAATTGCATCCGGCATCGTCGATATTGCTGGCCGTTATGTGGATAGTGCGGCGTATGCAGGCAGCCAAATTTGGTTTGCGATATTAGTATGGGGTTCGGTAGCAGGATTCTATTTGTGGTTTTGGACACACGGCGGTCAAACAGTTGGTATGCGTGCGTGGCGTTTACGCGTACAAAATACCGATGGCAGCGCAATTAGCTTAACTCAAGCAATTATCCGCCTAGCCACTGCAGCATGTGGTTTAGGTAACTTACAAGTACCGTTTGATGTTAAAAATAGAGCCTTTCAAGATCACTGGTCGAACTGCAATGTATTACGTTTAAGTAAAGATCAAAACGGTTCATTACTCCGGTACGCTGACAAGCTAAAACAGAAATAA
- a CDS encoding putative permease, YjgP/YjgQ family has protein sequence MIKILDIYIGKAILFATMICLFTLVGLSAVIKYVEQLRAVGQGTYGLVEALIFVMLKMPREITIFFPMAALLGALIGLGALASSSELVVIQAAGQSRFKIVLSAMKTAIPMMIVVMLMGEYVAPYTELKAVQLRGESISGQSIIRAQKGVWAKDKDNFINIGKVNNGSELHNVTIYEFSESQRLVKTTQARKAIYTDKHWELTGINITDFKNDSITVTKQSQLRWDSTLTPEKLDVVTIDPEDLSISGLYSYITYLDSNKQDAASYELAFWRKIFQPISIGVMVLLALSFVFGPLRTVTMGARILMGVIAGFTFYLASETFGPISLVYSLPPFLGAVVPSAIFTFIAIIQLRKHG, from the coding sequence GTGATTAAAATTTTAGATATCTATATTGGTAAGGCTATTTTATTTGCCACTATGATCTGTTTGTTTACCCTCGTTGGTTTATCTGCGGTGATTAAATACGTCGAACAATTACGAGCGGTCGGTCAGGGAACATATGGTTTAGTTGAAGCGTTAATATTTGTGATGCTGAAAATGCCCCGCGAAATTACTATTTTTTTTCCGATGGCGGCATTACTCGGTGCGTTGATTGGTCTAGGAGCACTCGCAAGTTCGTCTGAATTGGTGGTGATTCAAGCTGCTGGTCAGTCACGTTTTAAAATTGTACTTTCAGCAATGAAAACGGCTATTCCGATGATGATAGTGGTGATGTTGATGGGGGAGTATGTTGCCCCTTATACCGAGCTAAAAGCTGTTCAATTACGTGGTGAGTCTATTTCTGGTCAATCAATTATCCGGGCTCAAAAAGGGGTCTGGGCGAAAGATAAAGATAACTTTATTAATATCGGCAAAGTGAATAACGGCAGCGAATTACATAATGTCACGATTTATGAATTTTCAGAAAGTCAGCGTTTAGTTAAAACGACCCAAGCTCGTAAAGCGATTTATACAGACAAACACTGGGAATTAACGGGCATTAATATTACGGATTTCAAAAATGATAGTATTACAGTGACAAAGCAGTCTCAATTGCGTTGGGATTCAACGCTGACACCAGAAAAGTTAGATGTGGTAACGATTGATCCCGAGGATTTATCAATATCAGGCTTGTACTCTTATATCACTTATTTAGACAGCAATAAGCAGGATGCAGCAAGTTATGAGTTAGCCTTCTGGCGGAAAATATTTCAACCGATATCGATTGGTGTAATGGTCTTACTGGCGTTGTCTTTTGTATTTGGACCACTCCGAACGGTTACTATGGGCGCACGTATTCTAATGGGGGTGATTGCTGGTTTTACTTTCTACCTCGCGAGTGAAACCTTTGGCCCGATTAGTTTAGTGTACTCGTTACCGCCGTTTCTTGGGGCGGTTGTTCCTAGTGCCATTTTTACCTTCATTGCGATTATACAGTTAAGGAAACATGGTTAA
- a CDS encoding putative permease, YjgP/YjgQ family, with the protein MIIFRYLFAETVKSQIAVLFILSLIFVSQQFVALLSKVMTGALPANLVMEMLLYTMPALGTLILPVSLFIGILFAHGRLYAESEMVILTACGYTPSRILMSSLLLSSVTIGLVAFNAFVYAPTAEEGRVKLRENIDADVGLATLKQGRFESLDGGRAVVYVESYDSNKSLRKIFIAKSPSQEGERPSIVLADKGNVESDDNGSQWLKLSQGLRYEGELSQRDFRIVDFSTYRVLIQEQDVRERGRRTKALPTSELWNSTVFEHKVELQWRIAQVVSIPLLTLLVVPLAMVNPRQGRYAKLFPALLMFLTYFMLLSAARSSILDEKLPLSIGFWLVHSGVLALAISFNLANFSWYHHLVYKVKMRLSRGNKQ; encoded by the coding sequence GTGATAATTTTCCGATATTTATTTGCTGAGACAGTGAAATCACAAATTGCTGTTTTATTCATCTTATCACTTATCTTTGTGAGCCAGCAGTTCGTTGCACTGCTCTCAAAGGTAATGACAGGTGCTTTACCTGCTAATTTAGTGATGGAGATGTTGCTGTATACTATGCCAGCGTTAGGCACATTAATTTTACCTGTGAGTTTATTCATTGGTATTTTGTTTGCGCATGGGCGGTTGTACGCCGAAAGTGAAATGGTGATCTTAACGGCCTGTGGATATACCCCGAGTCGGATATTAATGTCGTCGTTATTATTATCATCAGTGACGATTGGTCTGGTGGCTTTTAATGCGTTTGTTTATGCGCCTACAGCAGAAGAAGGTCGCGTGAAATTACGCGAAAATATAGATGCTGATGTCGGCTTAGCGACATTGAAGCAAGGGCGTTTTGAGTCGCTTGATGGTGGTCGCGCTGTGGTCTATGTGGAATCTTATGATAGTAATAAATCGCTGCGTAAAATATTTATTGCCAAATCACCCTCGCAGGAAGGGGAGCGTCCTTCTATTGTGTTAGCTGATAAAGGTAACGTGGAGTCTGACGACAATGGCTCACAATGGTTGAAGCTAAGTCAAGGTCTACGTTATGAAGGTGAATTATCACAACGTGATTTCCGTATTGTTGATTTCAGTACTTATCGTGTCTTAATTCAAGAACAAGATGTGCGTGAGCGTGGTCGAAGAACTAAAGCATTACCTACATCGGAGTTATGGAATTCAACTGTATTCGAACACAAGGTGGAACTGCAATGGCGTATTGCCCAAGTCGTATCAATTCCACTCCTCACGTTATTGGTTGTGCCTTTAGCTATGGTTAACCCTAGACAGGGACGTTACGCGAAACTGTTCCCTGCGTTATTAATGTTTTTAACTTATTTCATGTTATTGAGTGCGGCGCGTTCGTCGATATTGGATGAAAAACTACCGTTATCAATCGGCTTTTGGCTTGTTCATTCAGGGGTGCTGGCTTTGGCTATTTCGTTTAATTTAGCCAATTTTTCTTGGTACCATCATCTAGTATATAAAGTGAAAATGCGTTTATCTCGAGGAAATAAGCAGTGA
- the pepA gene encoding cytosol aminopeptidase has protein sequence MEFNVKSGSPEKQRSACVVVGVFEPRRLSPAAEQLDKISDGYLSSLLRRGDIEGKPGQVLLLHHVPNVLSERVLLVGCGKERELDERQYKQIITKTMNTLNETGSMEAVCFLPELNVKGRDTYWKIRFAVETARESRYRFDQLKSNKEETRRPLRKMVFNVTSRRDLPTSEKAIAHGLAVASGMRLCKDVANMPPNICNPVYLANQARQLSDDSDKITTQILGEPEMKELKMDSYLAVSQGSANEAKMSIINYQGNPDPDAKPIVLIGKGLTFDSGGISLKPGLGMDEMKYDMGGAAGVLGTMKSLAKLNLPLNVIGILAGCENMPGSNAYRPGDIITTMSGQTVEVLNTDAEGRLVLCDVLTYVERFDPELVIDVATLTGACVVALGHHITGLLSTHNPLAHELLNASDQAADKAWRLPITDDFQEQIESPFADLANIGGPGGGTITAACFLSRFTKKYNWAHLDIAGTAWVSGKNKGSTGRPVPMLTQFLLNRTERNEVQQADEA, from the coding sequence ATGGAGTTCAATGTAAAAAGTGGTAGCCCTGAGAAACAACGCAGCGCTTGTGTTGTTGTCGGAGTATTTGAACCACGTCGTTTATCACCAGCAGCAGAACAACTCGATAAGATTAGTGATGGCTATTTAAGTTCCCTACTACGTCGTGGTGATATCGAAGGTAAACCAGGTCAAGTATTGTTGCTTCATCATGTACCAAATGTACTTAGCGAACGTGTATTATTAGTTGGCTGTGGTAAAGAACGTGAATTAGATGAGCGTCAGTACAAGCAAATTATCACCAAAACAATGAATACCTTAAACGAAACCGGTTCTATGGAAGCAGTTTGTTTCTTACCAGAACTCAATGTTAAAGGCCGCGATACCTACTGGAAGATTCGTTTTGCCGTTGAAACCGCTCGCGAAAGTCGCTACCGTTTCGATCAGCTAAAAAGTAATAAAGAAGAAACGCGTCGTCCATTACGCAAAATGGTATTCAACGTTACTTCACGTCGTGATTTACCAACAAGTGAAAAAGCCATTGCTCACGGTTTAGCTGTAGCCAGTGGTATGCGTCTATGTAAAGACGTAGCAAACATGCCGCCAAACATCTGTAATCCAGTTTATCTTGCTAATCAAGCACGCCAACTTTCTGATGACAGTGACAAGATCACAACACAAATCTTGGGTGAGCCTGAAATGAAAGAGTTAAAAATGGACTCTTATCTTGCGGTATCACAAGGTTCAGCGAATGAAGCTAAGATGTCGATTATTAATTATCAAGGTAATCCAGATCCAGACGCAAAACCGATTGTACTGATTGGTAAAGGTCTAACATTCGATTCCGGTGGTATTTCATTAAAACCAGGCTTAGGCATGGACGAAATGAAATATGACATGGGTGGTGCCGCTGGCGTACTTGGTACTATGAAATCATTAGCGAAGCTAAACTTGCCACTTAACGTTATCGGTATTCTAGCGGGTTGTGAAAACATGCCGGGTAGCAACGCTTACCGTCCAGGTGACATCATTACCACAATGTCAGGACAAACCGTTGAAGTACTTAATACCGATGCTGAAGGCCGTTTAGTATTATGTGACGTATTAACCTATGTTGAACGTTTTGATCCAGAACTTGTTATCGATGTCGCGACCTTAACGGGTGCGTGTGTTGTTGCACTTGGTCATCACATCACAGGTTTACTGTCTACGCATAATCCACTGGCACATGAATTATTAAATGCGTCTGACCAAGCCGCAGATAAAGCATGGCGTTTACCAATTACTGACGACTTCCAAGAACAAATTGAAAGTCCATTTGCTGATTTAGCCAACATTGGTGGCCCAGGTGGCGGTACAATCACTGCAGCCTGTTTCTTATCACGCTTTACTAAAAAGTATAACTGGGCGCATCTAGATATCGCAGGTACAGCTTGGGTAAGTGGTAAAAATAAAGGCTCAACAGGTCGTCCTGTACCAATGTTGACCCAATTCTTACTAAACCGTACAGAACGAAATGAAGTACAGCAGGCTGACGAAGCTTAA
- a CDS encoding ethyl tert-butyl ether degradation EthD: MINIASIYEKMDNYHFDFDYYLNIHMPMSIKILSNAEGFKGVKVERGIDISNTIDSTYVAMCHYYFDTLENFMAAFIPHAEKLQDDVRNYTNIEPTIQINEVELAL, translated from the coding sequence ATGATAAACATCGCTAGTATTTATGAAAAAATGGACAATTACCACTTCGATTTTGACTATTATCTTAATATCCATATGCCAATGTCGATTAAGATATTATCAAACGCAGAAGGATTTAAAGGCGTAAAAGTGGAACGCGGTATCGATATATCTAACACTATCGATTCAACTTATGTCGCAATGTGCCATTACTATTTCGATACCTTAGAAAACTTCATGGCCGCCTTTATTCCTCACGCCGAAAAATTACAAGATGATGTAAGAAATTATACTAACATCGAACCGACAATTCAGATCAACGAGGTTGAGTTAGCCCTCTAA
- the holC gene encoding DNA polymerase III, chi subunit, which yields MKKVTFYIMQESKNGVAASMPQHHELACKLAGEFYQQGQRVYIHTNDESAANQVDEYLWQLDASSFVPHNLQGEGPRNGAPVEIGFQPPRHRYQVLINLHDQTPQFAVNFNQIIDFVPHQDGLKQQARERYKHYRQTGLQLLTVNAE from the coding sequence ATGAAAAAAGTCACTTTTTATATTATGCAAGAATCTAAAAATGGCGTTGCGGCGAGTATGCCGCAGCATCATGAACTTGCCTGTAAACTAGCTGGTGAGTTTTATCAGCAAGGACAACGCGTCTATATTCACACCAACGATGAATCGGCAGCCAATCAGGTTGACGAATACCTTTGGCAATTAGATGCAAGCAGTTTTGTACCACATAATTTACAAGGTGAAGGTCCACGTAATGGCGCGCCCGTTGAAATCGGTTTTCAACCGCCCCGTCATCGCTATCAGGTACTAATCAACCTGCACGACCAGACACCGCAATTTGCAGTCAACTTTAATCAGATTATCGATTTTGTACCGCATCAAGACGGGCTAAAACAACAAGCTCGAGAACGTTATAAACATTATCGTCAAACAGGGTTACAACTGTTAACTGTGAACGCCGAATAA